Proteins from a genomic interval of Colletes latitarsis isolate SP2378_abdomen chromosome 3, iyColLati1, whole genome shotgun sequence:
- the LOC143340608 gene encoding uncharacterized protein LOC143340608 — MDILGEKDELTLQMEARMKAPLVWDSPDNCEIKDLQEPQYDEALRLIKRHYFREETMCKASSLLQDQPSVKEYIEFVRTRMKDTTSLIAVSVKTGRVIGVAITRINSDPEKTNTYSRLQVLEGKSLQKIMHLKNTLIVQTNAYERFGHDEYFRIYILQVHPSYHGKGIEIALLNACVQVARTLKMPAIGGIFTCGAGQARAESVGFQLFSEIRYSQWIINDHVVFDDPGKGNYSAAFMGMTISLEEDSNHELVDESVKTEEE, encoded by the exons ATGGATATCCTAGGTGAGAAAGACGAGCTCACGTTGCAAATGGAGGCGCGAATGAAGGCTCCTCTCGTGTGGGATTCGCCGGATAACTGCGAGATAAAAGACCTGCAAGAGCCTCAGTACGACGAAGCTCTTCGTCTGATCAAA CGCCACTACTTTCGCGAGGAAACTATGTGCAAGGCATCCTCGTTGCTGCAGGATCAGCCATCCGTGAAGGAATACATAGAGTTTGTAAGAACACGAATGAAGGATACAACGAGCCTGATCGCTGTCAGCGTCAAGACCGGTCGCGTGATCGGAGTCGCGATCACAAGGATCAACAGCGACCCGGAGAAAACGAATACTTACAGCCGGCTACAA GTCCTCGAAGGAAAATCTCTCCAAAAAATCATGCACCTGAAGAACACGTTGATCGTGCAAACGAACGCTTACGAACGGTTCGGCCACGACGAATATTTCCGTATATACATTCTCCAGGTGCACCCGTCTTATCACGGGAAAGGTATCGAAATCGCACTTCTGAATGCTTGCGTGCAGGTAGCGAGAACCTTGAAGATGCCGGCTATTGGTGGTATTTTTACGTGTGGTGCGGGTCAAGCGAGGGCAGAGAGCGTAGGCTTTCAGCTTTTCTCGGAGATACGATACAGCCAATGGATCATCAACGATCACGTTGTGTTCGATGATCCAGGCAAGGGAAATTACTCCGCTGCTTTCATGGGCATGACGATATCGCTCGAGGAAGACTCTAACCACGAGCTAGTGGATGAATCGGTGAAAACCGAAGAGGAATAA